The proteins below come from a single Erythrobacter sp. SG61-1L genomic window:
- a CDS encoding ATP-binding cassette domain-containing protein — protein sequence MSEEKIVTAVERQARRFDPEPFRGDYPVVVEGLVNRFDGHTVHEGLDLKVRRGEVLGVVGGSGTGKSVLMRSIIGLQVPQEGHIEVLGHTVTDLWEGSQIDIRSRWGVLFQGGALFSTLTVGENVEVPLREFYPELEPELRHEIARYKVRLSGLPGEAASKFPSELSGGMRKRAGLARALALDPELLFLDEPTAGLDPVGAAAFDRLTRELADVLDLTVFLITHDLDTLYEICDRVAVLADKKVIAVGTIPELLALDHPWIQEYFNGPRGRAAKASQDRADLAGIAAREQGGRERTDQKQSGAMDKPAGRGA from the coding sequence ATGAGCGAGGAAAAGATCGTCACCGCTGTGGAGCGTCAGGCAAGGCGCTTCGACCCGGAGCCGTTCCGGGGCGACTATCCCGTGGTGGTGGAAGGGCTGGTCAACCGGTTTGACGGGCACACCGTGCACGAAGGGCTGGACCTCAAGGTCCGGCGCGGGGAAGTGCTGGGGGTGGTCGGCGGATCGGGCACGGGCAAATCCGTGCTGATGCGCTCCATCATCGGGCTGCAGGTGCCGCAGGAAGGGCATATCGAAGTTCTGGGCCACACGGTGACCGACCTGTGGGAAGGCAGCCAGATCGACATTCGCTCCCGCTGGGGGGTGCTGTTTCAGGGCGGCGCACTGTTTTCCACGCTGACCGTGGGCGAAAATGTCGAAGTGCCCCTGCGCGAATTCTATCCCGAGCTGGAGCCGGAGCTTCGGCACGAAATCGCCCGCTACAAGGTGCGCCTTTCCGGCCTGCCGGGCGAGGCGGCGAGCAAGTTTCCGTCCGAGCTTTCCGGCGGCATGCGCAAGCGCGCCGGCCTTGCCCGCGCGCTTGCGCTCGATCCGGAACTGCTGTTCCTTGACGAGCCGACCGCCGGGCTTGACCCGGTGGGCGCCGCCGCATTCGACCGGCTGACCCGCGAACTGGCGGATGTGCTGGACCTTACCGTGTTCCTCATCACGCACGATCTGGATACGCTGTACGAAATCTGCGACCGGGTGGCCGTGCTGGCGGACAAGAAAGTGATCGCGGTGGGCACGATCCCGGAACTGCTGGCGCTCGACCATCCGTGGATTCAGGAATATTTCAACGGCCCGCGCGGGCGGGCGGCAAAGGCCAGCCAGGATCGGGCGGACCTTGCGGGGATCGCTGCCCGGGAGCAGGGCGGCCGGGAACGGACTGACCAAAAACAGTCCGGGGCCATGGACAAGCCTGCGGGCAGAGGGGCATAG
- a CDS encoding MlaD family protein, producing the protein METRANHVWVGAVTLFLLAALAAFIMWIAGLSGVQKKEYDIFFKQSVDGLAKGSNVTFSGVPVGEISEIELWPKNPEYVRVRVRVGKDVPILLGTVATVQSSFTGSSKIQLDGARDGAPEITCENTSCLEGKPTIAAKPGGLGEILSNAPLLLERLATLTDRLTQLMSDDNQASIAGILKNTERLTDHVADASPQIEATLTELQATLRQANKSLAAFEGTMGTADGLLKKDGEALANQLRDTLKSAKLAAESLDETLKSAQPATRQLSENTLPAAEATLRDLREASQALRKITEKIDNQGAGALIKGNDLPDYKP; encoded by the coding sequence ATGGAAACGCGCGCGAACCATGTCTGGGTGGGTGCTGTCACCCTGTTCCTGCTGGCGGCGCTGGCGGCCTTCATCATGTGGATCGCCGGGCTGAGCGGTGTGCAGAAGAAGGAATATGACATCTTCTTCAAGCAATCGGTGGATGGCCTTGCCAAAGGCTCCAACGTCACCTTCTCCGGCGTGCCGGTGGGCGAGATTTCGGAAATCGAGCTGTGGCCGAAGAACCCGGAATATGTCCGTGTGCGCGTGCGGGTGGGCAAGGATGTGCCGATCCTGCTCGGCACCGTGGCTACGGTGCAGTCCAGCTTTACCGGTTCTTCCAAGATCCAGCTCGATGGCGCGCGCGACGGGGCGCCTGAGATTACCTGCGAGAACACCAGCTGCCTTGAAGGCAAGCCCACCATTGCCGCCAAGCCCGGCGGCCTTGGCGAAATCCTTTCCAACGCGCCACTGCTGCTGGAACGCCTCGCGACGCTGACTGACCGGCTGACCCAGTTGATGTCGGATGACAATCAGGCATCCATCGCCGGCATTCTCAAGAATACCGAGAGGCTGACCGATCATGTGGCCGATGCCTCGCCCCAGATCGAGGCGACGCTGACCGAATTGCAGGCCACCTTGCGGCAGGCGAACAAGAGCCTCGCCGCGTTCGAGGGCACGATGGGCACTGCCGATGGCCTGCTGAAGAAGGATGGCGAGGCGCTGGCCAACCAGCTGCGCGACACGCTGAAATCCGCGAAGCTGGCGGCGGAATCGCTCGATGAAACGCTGAAGAGCGCGCAGCCCGCCACGCGCCAGCTTTCCGAAAATACCTTGCCCGCAGCCGAGGCGACCCTGCGTGACCTGCGCGAGGCGAGCCAGGCCCTGCGCAAGATCACCGAGAAGATCGACAATCAGGGCGCGGGCGCGCTGATCAAGGGCAATGACCTGCCGGACTACAAGCCATGA
- a CDS encoding ABC-type transport auxiliary lipoprotein family protein encodes MRDFAMKGTHKAGLAAIAMALTLSGCVSLGKEPPPTLFTLTPTALAPAGLSASGTSAQALAVIEPDAPQRLDVARVPVQVDAATVAYLKDAVWVEKPARLFGRLLAETIRSKQTRLVVEGSDTAYAAATKLSGHLLEMGYDAGSSSVVVRFDAVLRQPDGQILTRRFEAKVSGVAPDAASVAPALNEAANTVAAEVAEWIG; translated from the coding sequence ATGAGGGATTTCGCGATGAAGGGTACGCACAAGGCCGGGCTTGCGGCCATCGCAATGGCGCTGACCCTGTCCGGCTGTGTCAGCCTGGGCAAGGAACCCCCGCCGACCCTGTTCACCCTCACGCCCACCGCGCTTGCCCCGGCAGGCCTTTCGGCCAGCGGCACCTCCGCGCAGGCACTGGCAGTGATCGAACCGGATGCGCCCCAGCGGCTCGACGTGGCACGCGTGCCGGTGCAGGTGGATGCGGCAACCGTCGCCTATCTGAAAGATGCGGTATGGGTTGAAAAGCCCGCCCGCCTGTTTGGCCGCCTGCTGGCCGAAACGATCCGTTCGAAGCAGACCCGGCTGGTGGTGGAAGGCAGCGACACGGCCTATGCCGCAGCCACCAAGCTTTCCGGCCACCTTCTGGAAATGGGCTACGATGCCGGTTCCAGTTCGGTAGTGGTGCGTTTCGATGCAGTGTTGCGCCAGCCAGACGGCCAGATCCTCACCCGCCGCTTCGAAGCGAAGGTCAGCGGCGTGGCGCCCGACGCCGCAAGCGTCGCCCCGGCGCTGAACGAGGCGGCAAACACGGTCGCCGCCGAAGTGGCGGAGTGGATCGGGTAA
- a CDS encoding sulfatase-like hydrolase/transferase, which translates to MTKRVASRFRKFAAASILAMASCALAPQASAEEAESTGKPNILLVILDDVGIDTMSNMYPGLIDGLVQQYGPQGLNHPDYARIKGGPASTPVIDALSQRGVIFTNAWAQPFCSPTRASMLTGLNAAKTGMRDYTNWLSQNHRSLGMDLKQAGYATAIFGKWHMAGLNEYPGMKPREAGFDLFKGNLNGAIYDYWDYDYQVQDGSTPDSEWVQTKPPVKSLPGIAPTTYAPVVKVADTIDWIAGQEQAHPDKPWFAWLAFNLSHITAGRFPNPTMVPNADTLDQISRDEMAACGGQFGTTKIGDCKAGALNRAMTNSIDTVVGKLLDAVGKMDPNTYIIVLGDNGTPMYGQPGTNFIDNMYITRDGRAKGTAYESGMRIPLAIVGPGIQPGSSDAVTHVVDLFATIHDFAGAETPERVPNKDGSGTVALDAISLSPVLFDHKAAIRDPNLGYIVGETVIPLSKNEHQIGVRNATYKVLCKDREGVESCEFFNLAKDPLEEFPLTPPASCAAQAAVVPNDPDANYCFLHEKLEAEKKL; encoded by the coding sequence ATGACAAAGCGTGTCGCATCGCGATTCCGGAAATTCGCCGCTGCCAGCATTCTGGCCATGGCAAGCTGCGCCCTTGCGCCGCAGGCATCCGCCGAAGAGGCCGAGAGCACCGGCAAGCCCAACATCCTGCTCGTGATTCTCGACGATGTGGGCATCGACACCATGTCGAACATGTATCCCGGCCTGATCGACGGGCTGGTGCAGCAATATGGGCCGCAGGGCCTGAACCATCCCGACTATGCCCGGATCAAGGGCGGCCCGGCTTCCACACCGGTGATAGACGCGCTGTCGCAGAGGGGCGTGATCTTCACCAATGCCTGGGCGCAGCCTTTCTGTTCACCCACCCGCGCCTCGATGCTGACCGGCCTGAACGCCGCCAAGACCGGGATGCGCGATTATACCAACTGGCTTTCGCAGAACCATCGCTCGCTGGGGATGGACCTGAAGCAGGCTGGCTATGCCACCGCGATCTTCGGCAAGTGGCACATGGCCGGGCTGAACGAATATCCGGGCATGAAGCCGCGCGAGGCCGGATTTGACCTGTTCAAGGGCAATCTCAACGGCGCAATCTACGATTACTGGGATTACGATTATCAGGTGCAGGACGGCAGCACGCCTGACAGCGAATGGGTGCAAACCAAACCGCCTGTAAAATCCCTGCCCGGCATTGCGCCCACCACTTACGCCCCGGTCGTGAAAGTGGCCGACACGATCGACTGGATCGCCGGGCAGGAACAGGCCCATCCGGACAAGCCGTGGTTTGCATGGCTGGCCTTCAACCTCTCCCACATCACAGCAGGCCGGTTCCCCAACCCCACCATGGTTCCCAATGCGGATACGCTGGACCAGATCTCTCGCGACGAGATGGCGGCCTGCGGCGGCCAGTTCGGCACGACGAAGATCGGCGATTGCAAAGCAGGCGCCCTCAACCGGGCGATGACCAATTCGATCGACACAGTGGTGGGCAAGCTGCTCGATGCTGTCGGGAAGATGGACCCCAATACCTATATCATCGTGCTGGGTGACAATGGCACCCCGATGTACGGCCAGCCCGGCACCAATTTCATCGACAACATGTATATCACGCGCGATGGCCGGGCGAAGGGCACTGCCTATGAAAGCGGGATGCGCATTCCTCTGGCCATTGTCGGGCCGGGCATCCAGCCGGGCAGCAGCGATGCGGTGACCCACGTGGTTGACCTGTTTGCCACCATTCACGATTTCGCCGGGGCCGAGACGCCCGAGCGCGTGCCCAACAAGGATGGCAGCGGCACGGTAGCGCTGGATGCCATATCGCTCTCGCCCGTATTGTTCGATCACAAGGCCGCGATCCGCGATCCGAACCTTGGCTATATCGTGGGCGAAACGGTCATCCCGCTCAGCAAGAACGAGCACCAGATCGGCGTGCGCAACGCGACCTACAAGGTGCTGTGCAAAGACCGCGAAGGCGTGGAAAGCTGCGAATTCTTCAATCTGGCGAAAGACCCGCTGGAAGAATTCCCGCTGACGCCCCCGGCAAGCTGCGCCGCACAGGCCGCCGTGGTGCCGAACGACCCGGACGCCAATTACTGCTTCCTCCACGAGAAGCTGGAGGCCGAGAAGAAGCTCTGA
- a CDS encoding ATP12 family protein, giving the protein MADAEMKRFYKNVAVEPVEGGWRVTLDGRGIKSQRGAAQIVPSRALAEAMAQEWADQGEEIDAAAFRYRDLADYAIDVVSPDPAAEIPSILRYAETDTLCYRADPDEPLFPRQQQLWEPVLKALEERHKVRFERVSGIMHRPQPAETLAALNAHLETLDPFALAALKTMASLSASLAVALAALDDGANAEALWAIANAEEDWQAEQWGWEWTAEEKRAKRLGEFAAALDFARLARMG; this is encoded by the coding sequence ATGGCGGACGCCGAAATGAAGCGCTTCTACAAGAATGTCGCGGTGGAACCGGTCGAAGGTGGCTGGCGGGTGACGCTGGACGGGCGCGGAATCAAGTCCCAGAGGGGCGCCGCACAGATCGTGCCCAGCCGCGCGCTGGCCGAGGCGATGGCACAGGAATGGGCGGATCAGGGCGAGGAAATCGACGCTGCTGCCTTCCGCTATCGCGATTTGGCCGACTATGCGATCGACGTGGTTTCACCCGATCCGGCGGCGGAAATCCCGTCCATCCTGCGCTATGCCGAAACGGATACGCTCTGTTACCGGGCCGATCCGGACGAACCGCTTTTCCCCCGCCAGCAGCAGCTGTGGGAACCGGTACTGAAAGCGCTAGAGGAGCGCCACAAGGTGCGCTTTGAGCGCGTGAGCGGCATCATGCACCGGCCCCAGCCTGCCGAAACACTGGCCGCGCTCAACGCTCATCTTGAAACGCTCGATCCCTTTGCGCTGGCCGCGCTGAAGACCATGGCGTCTCTCTCCGCCTCTCTCGCCGTCGCACTTGCGGCGCTGGACGATGGGGCGAATGCGGAAGCCCTGTGGGCCATCGCCAATGCCGAGGAAGACTGGCAGGCGGAACAATGGGGCTGGGAATGGACAGCGGAAGAAAAGCGGGCGAAACGCCTTGGCGAATTCGCTGCCGCGCTGGACTTTGCCCGGCTGGCCCGGATGGGCTGA
- a CDS encoding HAD-IA family hydrolase — protein sequence MSIRLAVFDCDGTLVDGQAAVCNAMRTAFETVGLPAPPNSSVRRIVGLSLPVAIRNLAPDAEAEQHTHLVEAYRAAFFAARTSGQVAEPLYDGIRELLDDLHRCGWVLGVATGKSDRGLKGCLANHGLLDLFATLQTADRHPSKPYPAMLEQAMADAFAAPSATVMIGDTAYDIEMAKAAGARPIGVAWGYHAVEELMDAGAEAVAANAAELRDLLR from the coding sequence GTGAGCATTCGCCTTGCCGTGTTCGATTGCGATGGAACTCTGGTCGATGGGCAGGCGGCCGTGTGCAACGCCATGCGCACAGCCTTCGAGACGGTGGGCCTGCCCGCCCCGCCCAACTCCTCCGTCCGCCGGATCGTGGGGCTGAGCCTGCCAGTCGCCATCCGCAACCTCGCGCCCGATGCCGAGGCGGAGCAGCACACCCATCTGGTCGAGGCCTATCGCGCCGCCTTCTTCGCCGCGCGTACCAGCGGGCAGGTGGCCGAGCCGCTTTATGACGGTATTCGCGAATTGCTGGACGATCTGCACCGCTGCGGCTGGGTGCTGGGCGTTGCGACCGGCAAGTCGGATCGCGGGCTGAAGGGCTGCCTTGCCAATCACGGATTGCTTGACCTGTTCGCCACACTGCAAACGGCGGACCGGCACCCCTCCAAGCCGTACCCCGCCATGCTGGAACAGGCCATGGCCGATGCCTTTGCCGCGCCTTCGGCCACGGTAATGATCGGCGACACGGCCTATGATATCGAAATGGCAAAGGCCGCGGGCGCAAGACCCATCGGTGTGGCCTGGGGCTATCACGCCGTTGAGGAACTGATGGACGCCGGGGCCGAGGCCGTGGCCGCCAATGCCGCCGAATTGCGGGACTTGCTGCGATGA
- a CDS encoding RluA family pseudouridine synthase produces MKPAEEVRQFTVGTDDDGIRLDRWFKRHLPQVGFATVSRWARTGQIRVDGKRAKPEDRLEVGQVLRVPPGGDSSAKEPRPRRELSEEDVSRAEAMVITQDRSAIVLNKPPGLATQGGTKMKDHVDGLLDAFVRGDEARPRLVHRLDKDTSGVLLVARTPGSAAFFSKRFSGRSAKKVYWALIVGVPDVLEGTIDAPIAKQPGTGGEKMHVDEENGQPARTRYRVIDRAAKRAAWVELQPLTGRTHQLRVHMAAIGHPIVGDGKYGGPEAFLTGSISRKMHLHARRLIIDHPDGGKLDATAELPSHFATSMEQLGFDISMSDALPEESAPPPSRTEKKQAAKAHAKQYRKERRGERRKRGPSGEETPRRGKPAAGAKAGGKPGAKPARRPGAKPGAKPAGKPGPRTRK; encoded by the coding sequence ATGAAGCCGGCAGAGGAAGTACGCCAGTTCACCGTCGGCACCGACGATGACGGCATCCGGCTGGACCGCTGGTTCAAGCGCCATCTGCCGCAAGTGGGTTTTGCCACCGTATCGCGCTGGGCGCGCACCGGGCAGATTCGCGTGGACGGCAAGCGGGCCAAGCCGGAAGACCGGCTGGAGGTCGGGCAGGTGCTGCGCGTGCCGCCAGGCGGCGACAGTTCCGCCAAGGAACCGCGCCCGCGCCGAGAACTGAGCGAGGAAGACGTCTCACGCGCAGAAGCGATGGTAATCACGCAGGATCGCTCTGCCATCGTACTCAACAAGCCACCGGGTCTCGCCACGCAGGGCGGCACCAAGATGAAAGACCATGTGGACGGCTTGCTGGACGCCTTCGTGCGCGGCGACGAAGCCCGTCCGCGCCTTGTCCACCGGCTCGACAAGGATACCAGCGGCGTGCTGCTGGTGGCCCGCACGCCGGGCAGCGCCGCGTTCTTTTCCAAACGCTTTTCCGGCCGTTCCGCCAAAAAGGTCTATTGGGCATTGATCGTGGGCGTGCCCGATGTGCTGGAAGGCACGATCGACGCGCCCATCGCCAAGCAGCCGGGCACCGGCGGCGAAAAGATGCATGTGGACGAGGAAAACGGCCAGCCTGCGCGCACCCGTTACCGTGTGATCGACCGCGCGGCCAAGCGCGCCGCCTGGGTGGAGCTGCAACCGCTGACGGGCCGCACGCACCAGCTGCGCGTCCACATGGCCGCCATCGGCCATCCCATCGTGGGCGACGGCAAATATGGCGGCCCGGAAGCCTTCCTGACCGGCAGCATCAGCCGCAAGATGCACCTGCATGCCCGGCGCCTGATTATCGACCATCCCGATGGCGGCAAGCTGGACGCGACGGCTGAACTGCCCAGCCATTTCGCCACCAGCATGGAACAGCTGGGCTTCGACATTTCGATGAGCGATGCCCTGCCGGAAGAAAGCGCGCCCCCGCCCTCTCGCACCGAGAAGAAGCAAGCGGCCAAGGCCCATGCCAAGCAATACCGCAAGGAACGGCGCGGCGAACGGCGCAAGCGTGGTCCATCAGGCGAAGAAACACCGCGCCGGGGCAAGCCCGCAGCCGGGGCGAAGGCTGGCGGAAAACCTGGAGCCAAGCCCGCCCGTCGACCGGGCGCAAAACCCGGTGCGAAGCCTGCCGGAAAGCCGGGGCCGAGGACCCGGAAGTGA
- the crcB gene encoding fluoride efflux transporter CrcB: MTATSPLAATAYVALGGGAGAALRYQLGRLMTHALGPATVTAFPWATLTCNVLGSVAMGVLAGFLARHGTGGDFWRLLIGVGLLGGFTTFSSFSLEMMLLIERGQPTLALTYVAVSMLAGLTGLYIGLIAMRVAG; the protein is encoded by the coding sequence ATGACTGCCACTTCCCCCCTTGCCGCAACCGCCTATGTCGCCCTTGGCGGCGGTGCAGGCGCGGCGTTGCGCTATCAGCTCGGACGGCTGATGACCCACGCTCTCGGCCCCGCCACCGTCACCGCCTTTCCCTGGGCCACCCTGACCTGCAACGTGCTGGGCAGCGTCGCCATGGGTGTGCTGGCCGGCTTCCTTGCCCGCCATGGCACCGGCGGCGATTTCTGGCGCCTGCTGATCGGCGTGGGCCTGCTGGGCGGGTTCACCACCTTTTCCAGCTTCAGCCTGGAGATGATGCTGCTGATCGAACGCGGCCAGCCCACGCTGGCCCTGACCTATGTAGCCGTTTCGATGCTGGCGGGGCTGACGGGCCTTTATATAGGCCTTATCGCCATGCGGGTGGCAGGATGA
- the rpsU gene encoding 30S ribosomal protein S21: MQIIVRDNNVDQALRALKKKLQREGVYREMKLRRHFEKPSEKRAREKAAAVRRARKLERKRMERDGSK; this comes from the coding sequence ATGCAGATCATCGTTCGCGATAACAATGTCGACCAGGCCCTTCGTGCGCTCAAGAAGAAGCTGCAGCGCGAAGGCGTGTATCGCGAAATGAAGCTGCGTCGTCACTTCGAGAAGCCGAGCGAAAAGCGTGCCCGTGAAAAGGCCGCTGCCGTCCGCCGCGCCCGCAAGCTGGAGCGCAAGCGGATGGAACGCGACGGATCGAAGTAA
- a CDS encoding FKBP-type peptidyl-prolyl cis-trans isomerase, with amino-acid sequence MAEVTRVPLQPLKKGSLAKLWLGVVVVILLGAGLAWLTVPKGVSVKEITAGVGAAPGETDVVVVNYVGKLDDGTVFDQGQGVPIPLGQGTIAGFGEGLTKMKKGGKYTLHIPSEKAYGPAEQKNPMTGEVVIPANADLTFEIELIDFMSEADFQRRMQIQQMMQMQQQGGAPGGAPAGPQGAPIPE; translated from the coding sequence ATGGCCGAAGTTACCCGCGTCCCGCTCCAGCCCCTGAAGAAGGGTTCCCTTGCCAAGCTCTGGCTGGGGGTCGTGGTTGTGATTCTCCTCGGTGCCGGGCTTGCCTGGCTCACTGTGCCCAAGGGCGTTTCCGTCAAGGAAATTACGGCCGGGGTCGGCGCGGCGCCGGGTGAAACCGACGTGGTCGTTGTGAACTATGTCGGCAAGCTGGATGATGGCACGGTGTTCGATCAGGGTCAGGGCGTGCCGATCCCGCTGGGTCAGGGCACCATTGCCGGATTTGGCGAAGGCCTGACCAAGATGAAGAAGGGCGGCAAGTACACGCTGCATATTCCTTCGGAAAAGGCCTACGGTCCGGCTGAACAGAAGAACCCGATGACGGGAGAGGTCGTGATTCCCGCCAATGCGGACCTGACCTTCGAGATCGAACTGATCGATTTCATGTCCGAAGCGGACTTCCAGCGCCGGATGCAGATCCAGCAGATGATGCAGATGCAGCAGCAGGGCGGCGCGCCCGGTGGTGCGCCTGCCGGTCCGCAGGGTGCCCCTATCCCTGAATAA
- a CDS encoding DUF4153 domain-containing protein: protein MGEERIDMSGSHARDWPLRPWLLAGLLGLAGLLIHFTTDGHDDSAPHMAAAAFLFFGPIAAAFSLERERWKEVATFALIAGLVMAGLAWRAVSAGDHASDEQYGFGAGVIASLLALPLFQAGFHRTRFATPYRDTHFFVWTDAVSAAGALAFTGLSFLLLFVLSELFRLIRIELLHDLLDKGWFGWSVAGIAFGAALGTLRNSLKVLGALQSVVLLVLSLLAVPLAVALTIFLIAVAFSGLDVLWEATRSATPVLLACAAGCFILANAIVREDDTDMTRNVVMRVTAFVLAVGILPLTLLAVISMGTRVVQYGLSPERLWGLTAIAVACAYGVAIWVAAIRGKVWGWRPYLRRANLHLAVGVSLYALLLALPILDFAGISAANQLSRLERGKVSAEDFDYDALKWEFGDAGKRALAKLAKSKDAEVARLAQEAQARKERRWSWMESPVKRDRRLANLRGLGAEPQVKAAFEQFLKQDSWRCNTPCTVLDLGAYSIGDRHFALIEGSEVQHLRLQADGSLLPEAAVPRPPVPALNDVAAEAQGRVPQVEVRPFSGRRIYVDGKPVGEAFE from the coding sequence ATGGGAGAGGAACGAATCGATATGTCCGGATCGCATGCCCGCGATTGGCCTTTGCGGCCGTGGTTGCTGGCGGGGTTGCTGGGCCTTGCCGGCCTGCTGATCCACTTCACTACCGATGGCCATGATGACAGTGCGCCACACATGGCGGCTGCGGCTTTCCTGTTTTTCGGCCCGATCGCCGCCGCCTTCTCGCTTGAGCGGGAAAGGTGGAAGGAGGTTGCGACATTCGCCTTGATAGCAGGGCTTGTCATGGCCGGGCTGGCCTGGCGGGCGGTCAGCGCAGGCGATCATGCCTCGGATGAACAATACGGTTTCGGTGCCGGAGTAATCGCCAGCTTGCTGGCGCTGCCGCTGTTTCAAGCGGGCTTCCATCGCACCCGCTTTGCCACGCCCTATCGTGATACACATTTCTTCGTCTGGACCGATGCAGTCAGCGCGGCGGGGGCATTGGCATTTACGGGTCTGTCCTTCCTTCTGCTGTTCGTGCTTTCGGAACTGTTCCGCCTGATCCGGATCGAGCTGCTGCATGATCTGCTGGACAAGGGCTGGTTCGGCTGGAGCGTGGCCGGCATCGCCTTTGGTGCGGCACTGGGCACCTTGCGCAATTCGCTGAAAGTGCTGGGCGCGCTGCAATCCGTGGTGCTGCTGGTTCTCTCGCTGCTGGCGGTGCCGCTGGCTGTGGCGCTGACGATCTTCCTGATCGCGGTCGCTTTCTCCGGCCTCGACGTATTGTGGGAAGCAACGCGTAGCGCGACGCCGGTGCTGCTGGCCTGTGCGGCGGGATGCTTCATCCTGGCCAACGCCATTGTCCGCGAAGACGATACGGACATGACGCGCAATGTGGTGATGCGTGTCACTGCCTTCGTACTTGCCGTGGGCATATTGCCGCTCACCCTGCTGGCAGTGATCTCCATGGGCACGCGCGTGGTCCAATATGGCCTGTCGCCGGAGCGGCTGTGGGGCCTCACGGCCATTGCCGTGGCCTGCGCCTATGGTGTGGCGATCTGGGTTGCCGCGATCAGGGGGAAGGTTTGGGGCTGGCGCCCCTATCTGCGCCGGGCGAATCTGCATCTGGCGGTGGGGGTGAGCCTTTATGCGCTGCTGCTGGCCCTGCCGATTCTCGATTTCGCGGGCATTTCCGCTGCCAACCAGCTTTCGCGCCTGGAACGCGGCAAGGTGAGCGCGGAAGATTTCGATTACGATGCGCTCAAATGGGAATTCGGCGATGCTGGAAAGCGCGCCTTGGCAAAGCTGGCGAAGAGCAAGGATGCCGAAGTGGCCAGGCTGGCGCAGGAAGCGCAGGCTCGCAAGGAGCGGCGCTGGTCCTGGATGGAATCGCCAGTGAAGCGGGATCGACGCTTGGCCAATTTGCGTGGGTTGGGTGCGGAACCGCAGGTAAAGGCCGCGTTTGAGCAGTTCCTCAAGCAGGATAGCTGGCGCTGCAACACCCCCTGCACGGTGCTTGATCTCGGGGCCTATTCCATTGGGGATCGCCATTTCGCGCTGATCGAGGGAAGCGAGGTCCAGCATCTGCGGTTGCAGGCTGACGGTTCGCTTTTGCCGGAAGCCGCTGTCCCGCGGCCGCCGGTGCCGGCCTTGAACGATGTTGCGGCCGAAGCTCAAGGCCGAGTGCCCCAGGTCGAGGTTCGCCCGTTCAGCGGCCGCCGCATCTATGTGGATGGCAAGCCGGTGGGAGAAGCGTTCGAATAG
- the gatC gene encoding Asp-tRNA(Asn)/Glu-tRNA(Gln) amidotransferase subunit GatC has protein sequence MSVDKATVAKIASLARLRMSDEELDRMVPEFNNILAWVEQLGEVDVTGIEPMTAVIPNSLRLRDDVVDADPLTGGGKRDAVLANAPAAEHGFFGVPKVIE, from the coding sequence ATGTCAGTCGATAAAGCAACCGTGGCGAAGATCGCCTCGCTCGCGCGCCTCCGGATGAGCGATGAAGAGCTCGACCGGATGGTGCCGGAGTTCAACAATATCCTCGCTTGGGTGGAGCAACTCGGCGAAGTGGACGTGACGGGCATCGAACCGATGACCGCCGTGATCCCCAACAGCCTGCGCCTGCGCGATGACGTGGTAGATGCCGATCCGCTGACCGGCGGCGGCAAGCGCGATGCGGTTCTGGCCAATGCTCCCGCTGCCGAACACGGCTTCTTCGGCGTGCCCAAGGTGATCGAATAA